A DNA window from Sphingopyxis macrogoltabida contains the following coding sequences:
- a CDS encoding isopenicillin N synthase family dioxygenase, giving the protein MIVYTPPKPATTIPVIDLAPSFSDDPALKRAVAWEIHKSARDTGFFYIANHGVAQELMDGQLALARDFFSLPLAEKLAVDARKSACMRGYEVPGIQTLDDGSPPDLKEGFLIGCDLDDDHPYVRDGVPNCGANQWPSKPDGFRRRYEAYMDEMFRVGRHLMGLIALSLDLPETYFADGLAEPLFNSRLLRYAPQPETAAFNQIGAGAHTDWGMITILLQDDVGGLEVENAAGEWIAAPAIPGTFVINLGEMVRVLTNGLYHANMHRVLNNHSGRDRFSVPTFFDPNYFYEVRCAPTCLPAGGKPDFQETTVGGHIAEMYRKTYGLAA; this is encoded by the coding sequence ATGATCGTGTACACCCCGCCCAAACCCGCCACGACAATCCCGGTCATCGACCTGGCCCCTAGCTTTTCCGACGACCCGGCGCTCAAGCGGGCCGTGGCCTGGGAAATCCACAAGAGCGCCCGCGACACCGGGTTCTTCTACATCGCTAATCACGGCGTCGCGCAGGAGTTGATGGACGGGCAACTCGCGCTTGCGCGCGACTTCTTCAGCCTGCCGCTGGCCGAGAAGCTGGCGGTCGATGCGCGCAAGTCGGCCTGCATGCGCGGCTACGAGGTTCCCGGCATCCAGACGCTCGACGACGGCTCACCGCCCGATCTCAAGGAAGGCTTTCTGATCGGTTGCGATCTGGACGACGATCATCCCTATGTCCGCGATGGCGTGCCGAACTGCGGCGCGAACCAGTGGCCTAGCAAGCCAGACGGTTTCCGCAGGCGCTATGAAGCCTACATGGACGAGATGTTCCGCGTTGGCCGACACCTGATGGGCCTGATCGCGCTGTCGCTCGACCTGCCGGAGACCTACTTTGCCGATGGTCTGGCCGAGCCGCTCTTCAACAGCCGGCTGCTACGCTATGCGCCTCAGCCCGAAACGGCTGCGTTCAACCAGATCGGCGCAGGAGCCCATACCGACTGGGGCATGATCACGATCCTGTTGCAGGACGACGTCGGCGGGCTCGAGGTGGAAAACGCCGCGGGCGAATGGATCGCTGCCCCGGCGATTCCGGGCACGTTCGTCATCAACCTGGGTGAGATGGTCCGAGTGCTGACAAATGGGCTCTACCACGCGAACATGCACCGCGTGCTCAATAACCACAGCGGTCGCGACCGCTTCTCGGTGCCGACCTTCTTCGACCCGAACTACTTCTACGAGGTGCGCTGCGCGCCGACCTGCCTGCCGGCGGGCGGCAAGCCCGACTTCCAGGAAACCACTGTCGGCGGCCACATCGCCGAAATGTATCGCAAGACCTACGGCCTCGCCGCGTGA
- a CDS encoding Rieske 2Fe-2S domain-containing protein — protein sequence MSETISLLAERTDEPSAVAPPRPFVRRPRDCTYAEGDWEVLSRFWFPIARVKDLADKPVRSVLLDVNLVVYRTTQGISVARDLCPHRGVPLSMGWVENDELVCPYHGLRFANDGRCVRIPAQPNVVPSDRFRATTLPATELYGLVWTCLDPDNAQGGIPDFPEWDDAHFQAILCPPVAMEASPGRQVEGFIDVAHFAWIHHEAFADRENPVVPVYQTKSTDYGFRSTYISGISNFPKALQHLEPEGFVWRRVFDVHPPYTAFLTVDFPEGGVLRIMNIATPVSARRTTLYVPLVRNFDMTGSVDDVYAFNAQIFAEDQAIVEAQSPEDLPLELDDEAHFAADRSSVAYRKALRELGLTG from the coding sequence ATGAGCGAGACGATTTCCCTGCTGGCGGAGCGGACCGACGAACCGTCGGCCGTCGCACCGCCCCGACCGTTCGTCCGTCGGCCGCGCGACTGCACCTATGCCGAAGGCGACTGGGAAGTCCTCTCGCGGTTCTGGTTCCCGATCGCCCGCGTCAAGGATCTGGCCGACAAGCCTGTGCGATCGGTCCTGCTCGACGTGAATCTGGTGGTCTATCGGACAACTCAAGGCATCAGTGTCGCGCGCGACCTGTGCCCGCATCGCGGTGTGCCGCTGAGCATGGGGTGGGTCGAGAACGACGAACTGGTTTGCCCCTATCACGGCCTCCGTTTCGCCAACGACGGGCGCTGTGTGCGGATTCCTGCGCAGCCCAACGTCGTGCCCTCCGATCGCTTCCGGGCGACCACCCTGCCGGCGACCGAGCTCTACGGACTGGTCTGGACCTGTCTCGATCCCGACAATGCGCAAGGCGGGATTCCCGATTTTCCCGAATGGGATGATGCCCATTTCCAGGCGATCCTGTGCCCGCCGGTGGCGATGGAAGCTTCGCCGGGCCGCCAAGTCGAAGGCTTCATCGACGTCGCCCACTTCGCCTGGATACACCACGAGGCCTTCGCCGACCGCGAGAACCCTGTGGTGCCGGTCTACCAAACAAAATCGACCGACTACGGCTTCCGCAGCACATACATCAGCGGGATCAGCAACTTTCCCAAGGCGCTGCAGCACCTCGAGCCTGAAGGCTTCGTCTGGCGCCGTGTCTTCGATGTCCACCCGCCCTATACCGCTTTTCTGACAGTGGACTTTCCCGAGGGCGGCGTGCTGCGGATCATGAACATCGCTACGCCTGTCTCGGCGCGGCGGACTACGCTCTACGTGCCGCTGGTCCGCAATTTCGACATGACGGGCTCGGTTGACGATGTCTACGCCTTCAACGCTCAGATCTTCGCCGAGGATCAGGCTATCGTTGAGGCGCAGTCGCCCGAGGATCTGCCGCTTGAACTCGACGACGAGGCGCATTTCGCGGCCGACCGATCCTCGGTCGCCTATCGTAAGGCGCTGCGGGAGCTTGGCCTGACGGGCTGA
- a CDS encoding VOC family protein: MPALTYTNIFTADIDRMAEFYGELFGFEENLVSRTPIFRAFFAGGTGLGFNAPDAYDLLGLTPQETPGDRVFQTFDVESQDEVRALTDKARDLGATIVKEPFTTYYGWYQSVLRDPDGNALRINFRGTPE; encoded by the coding sequence ATGCCAGCCCTGACCTATACCAACATCTTCACCGCCGACATCGACCGCATGGCCGAATTCTATGGGGAGTTGTTCGGCTTTGAGGAGAACCTCGTCAGCCGCACGCCGATCTTCCGCGCCTTCTTCGCCGGGGGGACCGGGCTGGGCTTCAACGCGCCCGACGCCTACGACCTGCTTGGCCTGACCCCACAGGAAACGCCGGGCGACCGCGTGTTCCAGACCTTCGACGTCGAATCCCAGGACGAAGTCCGCGCCCTGACCGACAAGGCGCGCGATCTGGGGGCGACGATTGTGAAGGAGCCGTTCACTACCTATTACGGCTGGTATCAGTCGGTGTTGCGCGATCCCGATGGCAATGCGCTGCGCATCAACTTCCGGGGGACCCCGGAATGA